From Scleropages formosus chromosome 9, fSclFor1.1, whole genome shotgun sequence, one genomic window encodes:
- the LOC108935367 gene encoding cytochrome P450 2J2-like: protein MTGGVAEVTTGILLVAGSSVTAGTETGGLHTTFRRSSSICCRNSSCVFNTASCAEIASCRDSNFAGSTVKGDFSVMLGTGRLETESASTNGLQLVKEALLEHGENFAVRPAVPLSEDIMLNKGLFVSNGYQWKQQRRFALSTLRNFGLGKRSLESQIQVECRFLNDIIDKSQGQPFEPISVVNNAVANIISFVVFGDQFDYSDSYFQTLLKIINEAVYLEGSIWAQLYNMFPWLMRRLPGPHKKILFHWAIVIDFEKLKIKEHKEDWDPSTPRDYIDSFLSEMEKRKDDAEAGFNEDNLCSCTLDLFLAGTETTSATLNWALLYMIKYPEIQEKVQAEIDKVLGPSHPATMADRANMPYTDAVIHEIQRMGNIIPLNVPRMAVKDTTIGGYTIPKGTMVMGTLQSVLFDESEWEAPFTFNPGHFLDEEGKFKRRDAFLPFSAGSRMGLGEPLARMELFLFFTSLLQQFTFSSPPGVEPTLEFKIGFTLQPKGYKLCAVPR, encoded by the exons ATGACAGGCGGTGTGGCGGAAGTGACCACTGGCATTCTCCTGGTGGCCGGTTCCAGCGTCACTGCGGGTACAGAGACCGGCGGCCTTCATACCACCTTTCGGAGGTCCTCTAGTATCTGCTGCAGGAACAGCTCGTGCGTGTTTAACACGGCTTCTTGTGCGGAGATCGCTTCCTGCAGGGACTCCAACTTCGCTGGGTCCACGGTAAAGGGAGATTTTTCTGTCATGCTGGGGACTGGCAGGCTGGAAACAG AATCTGCATCGACGAATGGTCTACAGCTTGTGAAAGAGGCTCTGCTTGAACATGGTGAAAATTTTGCTGTTCGTCCAGCAGTACCACTATCTGAAGATATTATGTTGAACAAGG GTTTGTTTGTCTCCAACGGATATCAATGGAAGCAACAAAGAAGGTTTGCTCTCTCTACTCTGAGAAACTTTGGACTGGGGAAGAGAAGTCTTGAGTCACAGATCCAAGTGGAGTGTAGGTTCCTAAATGACATCATAGACAAGAGTCAAG GCCAGCCATTTGAACCTATTTCCGTTGTTAACAATGCTGTTGCCAACATTATCAGTTTTGTGGTGTTTGGTGACCAGTTTGACTACAGCGACAGCTACTTCCAAACACTGCTAAAAATAATCAATGAAGCAGTTTATTTGGAGGGAAGCATTTGGGCTCAG TTGTACAACATGTTCCCATGGCTGATGCGCAGATTACCTggtccacacaaaaaaatattatttcactgGGCAATTGTAATCGActttgaaaaactaaaaattaaggAGCACAAGGAGGATTGGGATCCTTCAACTCCGAGAGATTACATTGACAGCTTCCTTTCTGAGATGGAAAAG AGGAAAGATGATGCTGAAGCAGGTTTCAATGAAGACAACTTGTGTTCTTGCACTCTGGACCTGTTTTTAGCTGGGACTGAAACAACTTCAGCTACTCTGAACTGGGCTTTACTGTATATGATTAAATACCCAGAAATACAAG AGAAGGTACAAGCGGAAATAGACAAAGTACTTGGACCCTCACATCCAGCCACCATGGCAGACAGAGCCAATATGCCCTACACCGACGCTGTTATTCATGAAATACAGAGGATGGGCAACATTATACCACTGAATGTGCCACGTATGGCTGTAAAGGACACTACAATTGGAGGATACACAATTCCAAAG GGTACTATGGTGATGGGAACTTTACAGTCTGTTTTGTTTGATGAGTCTGAGTGGGAGGctcctttcacatttaatccTGGCCATTTCCTGGATGAGGAGGGCAAGTTCAAAAGAAGAGATGCCTTCTTGCCTTTCTCAGCTG GGAGCAGGATGGGTCTTGGGGAACCACTGGCTCGAATGGAGTTGTTTCTATTCTTCACCTCCCTTCTCCAGCAGTTCACATTCTCTTCACCCCCAGGTGTGGAGCCCACCCTGGAATTCAAAATTGGATTCACTCTTCAACCAAAGGGATACAAGTTATGTGCTGTACCCCGCTGA
- the LOC114911251 gene encoding cytochrome P450 2J2-like — protein MSVLSLSGWLDLSSVLIFLFVLLILVDLIKNKAPKNFPPGPPWSLPFVGDLFRIDSNRIHLQVAEFAKQYGNIFSIRLGQRMVFVNGLKPVKEALVEHGENFVDRPSLPIFTDIIQNKGLAATNGYQWKQQRRFALHTLRNFGLGKKSLESQIQVECRFLNEVIGNTQGQPFEPLSVVNNAVANIISCVVFGDRFDYSDSYFQTLLKLINEVVYLEGSIWAQLYNMFPWLMRRVPGPHKKIFSHLRILTDFVKLKIKEHKEDWDPSTPRDYIDSFFSEMEKWKDDAEAGFNEDNLCYCTLDLFAAGTETTSTTLNWALLYMIKYPEIQEKVQAEIDQVLGPSRLATMADRANMPYTDAVIHEIQRMGNILPLNVVRLTTKDTTLRGYTIPKGTMVAATLHSVLFDETEWETPFTFNPGHFLDSEGKFRRRDAFLPFSAGKRVCLGEQLARMELFLFFTSLLQRFTFSPPPGVEPTLESKVGVTHSPIPYKLCAVPR, from the exons ATGTCCGTCCTCTCCTTGTCAGGATGGTTAGACCTCAGCAGTGTTTTAATCTttctctttgtgcttttgatacTTGTGGAcctaattaaaaacaaggctCCGAAAAACTTTCCTCCTGGACCACCGTGGTCCCTGCCTTTTGTGGGAGATCTTTTCCGTATCGATTCAAATAGAATTCATCTCCAGGTAGCAGAG tTTGCCAAgcaatatggaaatatttttagtattCGACTGGGACAAAGGATGGTTTTCGTAAATGGTCTGAAGCCTGTGAAGGAAGCCCTGGTTGAACACGGTGAAAACTTTGTTGATCGTCCATCATTACCAATATTTACTGATATTATCCAGAACAAAG gtttGGCTGCCACCAATGGGTATCAGTGGAAACAGCAAAGAAGGTTTGCTCTCCATACTCTGAGAAACTTTGGACTGGGGAAGAAAAGTCTTGAGTCACAGATCCAAGTGGAATGTAGGTTCCTAAATGAAGTCATAGGGAACACTCAAG GTCAGCCATTTGAACCTCTTTCCGTTGTTAACAATGCTGTTGCCAACATCATCAGCTGTGTGGTGTTTGGCGATCGGTTTGACTACAGCGACAGCTACTTCCAAACACTGCTGAAATTAATCAATGAAGTAGTTTATCTGGAGGGAAGCATTTGGGCTCAG tTGTACAACATGTTTCCATGGCTGATGCGAAGAGTACCTggtccacacaaaaaaatattttcccactTGAGAATTTTGACTGACTTTGTAAAGCTAAAAATTaaggagcacaaggaggacTGGGACCCTTCAACTCCGAGAGACTACATTGACAGCTTCTTTTCTGAGATGGAAAAG TGGAAAGATGATGCTGAAGCAGGTTTCAATGAGGACAACTTGTGTTACTGCACTCTGGACCTGTTTGCTGCTGGGACAGAAACAACATCAACTACACTGAACTGGGCTTTGCTGTATATGATTAAATACCCAGAAATACAAG AGAAGGTACAAGCAGAAATAGACCAAGTACTTGGACCCTCACGTCTGGCAACCATGGCAGACAGAGCCAATATGCCCTACACTGATGCTGTTATTCATGAGATACAGAGGATGGGTAACATTTTACCACTGAATGTGGTGCGTTTGACGACAAAAGACACCACACTGAGAGGATACACAATTCCAAag ggtACTATGGTGGCGGCAACATTACACTCTGTGCTTTTTGATGAGACTGAGTGGGAGActcctttcacatttaatccTGGCCATTTCCTGGATTCAGAGGGGAAGTTCAGAAGACGAGATGCCTTCTTGCCTTTCTCAGCTG GCAAGAGGGTGTGTCTTGGGGAGCAGCTGGCACGAATGGAGTTGTTCCTGTTCTTCACCTCCCTTCTTCAGCGGTTCACATTCTCTCCACCCCCTGGTGTGGAGCCCACCCTGGAGTCCAAAGTGGGAGTCACCCACAGCCCTATACCATACAAGTTGTGTGCTGTACCCCGTTGA